One Gossypium hirsutum isolate 1008001.06 chromosome A11, Gossypium_hirsutum_v2.1, whole genome shotgun sequence genomic window carries:
- the LOC107924544 gene encoding ribosome-recycling factor, chloroplastic isoform X2, with product MAASFSSTTLFRPNLNPPKSFLTHSDCAQEGFGRVKCHFINVSAHSWSSAANYASIRHVAVKSSGKRVVVKHLLRKRVGLVKCATIEEIEAEKSSIEKDVKERMEKTIETVRANFNSIRTGRANPSMLDKVEVEYYGTPVSLKSIAQISTPESSSLLIQPFDKSSLKAIEKAIVNSDLGMTPNNDGEVIRLSLPQLTTERRKELSKVVAKQAEEGKVAVRNIRRDALKAYEKLEKEKKLSEDNVKDLSSDLQKLTDEYMKKIDSVYKQKEKELLTV from the exons ATGGCAGCGTCCTTTTCTTCCACTACCCTTTTCAGGCCCAATCTTAATCCTCCCAAGTCTTTCCTCACTCATTCAG ATTGTGCCCAGGAGGGATTCGGTCGCGTGAAGTGTCATTTCATCAATGTTAGTGCGCACTCGTGGAGCTCGGCTGCGAACTACGCCAGTATTCGTCACGTCGCCGTTAAATCATCCGGCAAACGCGTCGTTGTTAAACATTTGCTACGTAAGAG AGTTGGACTCGTGAAGTGCGCAACTATTGAAGAAATCGAAGCAGAGAAATCTTCCATTGAGAAAGATGTT aaagaaagaaTGGAGAAGACAATTGAGACGGTTAGAGCGAATTTCAATTCCATAAGGACAGGGAGGGCAAACCCATCAATGCTTGACAAAGTTGAG GTGGAATATTATGGAACTCCGGTCAGCTTAAAGAGTATTGCTCAAATCAGTACTCCTGAGTCAAGTTCTCTATTGATTCAGCCCTTTGACAAATCCAG CTTAAAGGCTATAGAGAAAGCTATAGTTAACTCTGATCTTGGTATGACTCCAAACAATGATGGTGAAGTCATTCGCTTGTCTCTCCCTCAACTGACAACTGAAAGAAGAAAG GAATTGTCGAAAGTTGTGGCCAAACAAGCTGAAGAAGGGAAG GTGGCAGTGAGGAATATAAGAAGAGATGCCCTTAAAGCCTATGAAAAACTTGAGAAG GAGAAAAAACTGTCTGAAGACAATGTGAAGGACTTATCAAGTGATTTGCAG AAACTCACAGATGAGTATATGAAGAAGATTGATAGCGTCTACAAGCAGAAGGAGAAG GAGTTGCTGACGGTCTAG
- the LOC107924544 gene encoding ribosome-recycling factor, chloroplastic isoform X1 gives MAASFSSTTLFRPNLNPPKSFLTHSDCAQEGFGRVKCHFINVSAHSWSSAANYASIRHVAVKSSGKRVVVKHLLRKRVGLVKCATIEEIEAEKSSIEKDVKERMEKTIETVRANFNSIRTGRANPSMLDKVEVEYYGTPVSLKSIAQISTPESSSLLIQPFDKSSLKAIEKAIVNSDLGMTPNNDGEVIRLSLPQLTTERRKELSKVVAKQAEEGKVAVRNIRRDALKAYEKLEKEKKLSEDNVKDLSSDLQVVVLLPSKVPLYISEVLTTPCFGGSP, from the exons ATGGCAGCGTCCTTTTCTTCCACTACCCTTTTCAGGCCCAATCTTAATCCTCCCAAGTCTTTCCTCACTCATTCAG ATTGTGCCCAGGAGGGATTCGGTCGCGTGAAGTGTCATTTCATCAATGTTAGTGCGCACTCGTGGAGCTCGGCTGCGAACTACGCCAGTATTCGTCACGTCGCCGTTAAATCATCCGGCAAACGCGTCGTTGTTAAACATTTGCTACGTAAGAG AGTTGGACTCGTGAAGTGCGCAACTATTGAAGAAATCGAAGCAGAGAAATCTTCCATTGAGAAAGATGTT aaagaaagaaTGGAGAAGACAATTGAGACGGTTAGAGCGAATTTCAATTCCATAAGGACAGGGAGGGCAAACCCATCAATGCTTGACAAAGTTGAG GTGGAATATTATGGAACTCCGGTCAGCTTAAAGAGTATTGCTCAAATCAGTACTCCTGAGTCAAGTTCTCTATTGATTCAGCCCTTTGACAAATCCAG CTTAAAGGCTATAGAGAAAGCTATAGTTAACTCTGATCTTGGTATGACTCCAAACAATGATGGTGAAGTCATTCGCTTGTCTCTCCCTCAACTGACAACTGAAAGAAGAAAG GAATTGTCGAAAGTTGTGGCCAAACAAGCTGAAGAAGGGAAG GTGGCAGTGAGGAATATAAGAAGAGATGCCCTTAAAGCCTATGAAAAACTTGAGAAG GAGAAAAAACTGTCTGAAGACAATGTGAAGGACTTATCAAGTGATTTGCAG GTAGTGGTACTGTTACCTTCCAAAGTCCCTCTTTATATCTCTGAAGTTTTGACAACTCCCTGTTTTGGAGGTAGCCCTTAA